The segment GATGTGTTTTGCAACTGTAGTTTGCTTTCTTACCTCCTAATGCTGCTTTGATTGATTGCACATATTTGTTTTTATAACCACCATCGTTAAACGCAGATGCCATGGATGAATGCAGTGTGGCAATTTTAAAATTACGGTTGATGTGTGCATGAAAGATGGTGATGTCACTAAAGCCAATGATCCACTTTGGATTTTTTTTGAATGCAGTAAAATCCAATTGATCAATAATGCGGCCAACACCATAACCACCACGTCCGCAAAGAATAGCTTTTACTTCAGGCGCATCAAGCATGGCCTGAAATTCATTCAAACGTTCTTCATCTGTTCCGCTGAAATAGGTTTTTGATTTGCTGCCGAGCGTTTTGCCCACCAGTACTTCATACCCCCATTGTTGTAACACGGTGATACAGGTTTGTGCTTTTTCAAGCTTCATATATCCTGCAGGGCAGGTAATGGCAATGGTATCGCCTTTTTTTAAATAGGAAGGAGTCTTCATCGTATTTCAGTTAAAGTGCTGCCGTTTGTTGTTACCTGCAATTTATGTTTCATGCCGCATTTCAATGCATAATTATTTTTCTGATGACCAACAGGAAAATCAAAACAAACAGGATACGTGCAATCAGGAATTTTTTCCATCACAATTTCATACAGGTTTTTACCAAATTCTTCAGCTGCGTCTTCACTTGCCTTGATCTTAAAACCACCGATGATCAATCCGGCTAAATGATCAAGCTTATCACTACGTTTTAAATTCCAGAACATACGATCAATGCTGTAGAGATATTCGCCGGTATCTTCTACAAACAAAATTTTATTCGTTGTGCGGAGATCACTTTTACTGCCCGCAAGTGATTCAAGCGTTTTTAAATTGCCCCCAACCAATGTTCCTGTTGCTTCACCCAACCGGTTCTTTTCATTGGCAGGAGCTGTGTATTTCATCTGCACTCCTTTTAATGCATCACGGATGGAAAGAATGGTTTCGATCTGTATCGGTTCTGCTTTGCTCCAGTCATCAGGAAAACTGTTGCACATTTTTGAATGAATGGAGGCAATACCAAAGTTGCGGTTGAGATGGCTATGCAGTACAGTAATATCGCTGAAGCCGATCATCCATTTGGGGTGCGCTTTCATTTTTGAGAAATCGAGCTGATCGATAATACGAACAAATCCATAGCCACCTCTTGCACAAAGAATGGCTTTTACCTTCGGGTCATCAATGAGTTGCTGAAAATCTGCCCGGCGTTCTTCATCAGTTCCGCCAAATGTGAAATCACGTTTACCAATGCTGCTGCCGATCTTTACGTTGAAGCCCCAGCTTTCAATTTGCTGAATGGCCGGTTGTATTTCCTTCTCCGTAATATAGCCAGCCGGTGAAGTAATACCAATTGTATCGCCGTCCTTTAAATAAGGAGGATGATAAGGTTCAGCCAGCCACTGTTCATCTGTACCGGCATGCAGTCCATCTGTCAGCAAAAGACCTGCTGGTAACATAGATTGTAAGAAATGCTTTCGCTTCATACGTTCAAATTATTTAAAAAAAGCCATATAGCGTTTTGTTAAGTCTTGCGTGTCTCATTTTTAATGGCATCTTTGCACGAGGTATTGCTTAAGTTATGCGGAAACTATTTTACTCATTCCTGTTTTTTGTTCTTTTCTGGATACTGTATTTTTCTCTTTGCAGATTGATCTTTATCCTGTTCTTCATGTCAAAAGTGCAGGAAGCTGGTACGGCCGATGTACTGAAATCATTCCTGTTTGGTTTGCCGATGGATATTGCAACCACGGCTTATATTGCCACACTGCCAATGCTTGCATGGGCTGTTTTGTTTCTTGCAGGGAAAGTGCCGGCCCGTTCAAACATTTACCGCTTGTACATGATCATCATGATCGTTTTGATCGGGTTTCTCACCATTGTTGATGTAAATACCTACCGTGAGTGGGGAACAAAATTAAACTACCGTGCTTTCCATGTTTTTTTTACTAAACCATCACTTGCATTAGCCAGTTCAATGATTCCGCCGGTTTTCATTTCGTTCATCATCGGTGTAATTCTGATCGTTATCGGTTTGCTTTTTTATTTCCGCTCAAAACCTGTTGTGCATATTCAGGAATATCCGCACATGATCAAACGTATTGTTATTGTGCTGGCCACCTTTGTTCTGTATGTGGTTGCTCTGCGGGGTGGAATTTCTACATCACCTTTGTCAATTTCATCAGCCTATTATTCAAACAATCAATCACTCAATCATGCTGCCGTTAATACGGAGTGGAATTTAGTGCGTGATATTATCGATCATCGATCGGCTCCTTTCAATCCTTATCTGTTTATGGATATGAAAGAAGCAAATGCAGTTTGTGATAGTTTGCTTGCAGCACCTGATTCAACAGTTTTGTTTTTGGATACCAGTAAACCAAACGTTGTGTTGGTTATTCTCGAAAGTTTTACTGCCGATCTGATGGCATCTCTCAATGGCGAAAAAAACGTAACCCCTTTTCTGGACAGTCTTGCAGCAAAAAGTTTATTGTTTACGGATATCTATTCATCCGGGTCACGGACTGATATTGGTTTCTTAACCATTCACAGCGGATTTCCTTCGCAGGCCATCAGCAGTTTGTTGACGATACCTGAAAAGGCGAAGAAAGTGCCATCGATTTCTTCGTCTTTGTTTCAAAATGGATATCATACTTCTTTTTATTACGGAGGCGAATCTGACTTCTTTAATTTCCGCTCGTTTATTTTGAATAAAGATTACAAAAGGCTTGTTGATATTCGTGATTTTGAGAAAAAAGATATTAACTCAAAATGGGGGGCGCATGATGGTGTAGTGTTGAACAGGGTACTTGCTGATTTGAAAAACGAACCGCAACCATTCTTTTCAACTGTATTAACATTAAGCAATCATGAACCGTTTGAAATACCGGTGAAAGCCCGGTTTCCGGGTAACGATCTTGCTGATAAATTTAAAAGTACAGCCCATTACACCGATCAGAGTTTGAAAGAGTTCTTTACAGCAGCGGCTAAAGAAGAATGGTATAAGAACACCTTGTTTGTATTGGTTGCAGATCATGGTCATCGGTTACCGGCAAAAAAACATGAGATCTATATGCCAAGGCGTTCGCAGATACCTCTCTTGTTTGCCGGTGAAGTATTGAAAGATGAGTATAAAGGAAAGCGTATAAATGTGTTGGGTTCACAAGGTGATCTGCCTGCTACGTTGCTTGCTCAAATGGGATTAGATCATAAAGCATTTTACTGGAGCAAGAATTTGATGAACCCCAACATAAGGCAGTTTGCTTTTAATTCGTTTGACAATGGTTTTCTCTGGATAGAAAAAGATGGCCAGGTTGCGTTTGATAACAATAACCGGAAAGTGATCAATGCTGCGGCTGCGCCGGCATCAGAAAAGTTAATGGTTAGAAGAGGTCAGGCTGTTTTACAGAAAGTATACCAGGAGTTTATCACTTATTAATTAAGCTGTCACAGTTGACAGAAAGGGTTTAAATTCATAGGGTAAAAAATATACTATGCGTTTATTGCTTGTATTCATTGCCTTCCTGTTTGCCGGATTAACTTCTGCACAAACTCCGGTTTTCCAAACAAAACAATACAATTTTGCCGAAGGGAAAGTGCTTCCTTATCGCATTCTTTATCCTGAGAATTATGATAAAACAAAAAAGTATCCGCTTGTTTTGTTTCTGCATGGGGCAGGAGAAAGAGGCGATGATAATCAAAAGCAATTAGTGCATGGTTCAAAATTGTTTCTTGAAGCTGAGAACCGAAAAAAGTTTCCGGCAATTGTCATCTTCCCGCAATGCCCTCTCAATTCTTTTTGGGCATCAATAAAAGTAGATACAACCGTACGGCCCCGTGTACTTTCATTTGATTATACAGGAGAAGCTAATTGGCCGTTGACTGCTGCCAATGAATTAGTGCAAAAAGTGACAAGTGAAGAAGCTGTTGATCTGAAACGCATTTATGTAGCAGGATTGTCGATGGGTGGTATGGGCACGTTTGAAGCTGTTTATCGTTATCCGAAATTATATGCTGCTGCATTACCTATTTGTGGTGGTGCCGATTTGAAAAGCTACAGTAACTGGACAGGCAAAACTCCTTTCTGGATATTTCATGGCGATGCCGATCCTGTAGTGAACGTAAAGCTGTCGAGAGATGCAAATGAAAAACTGAAGTCGATCAAAGCAAAAGTGAAATACACTGAATATCCCGGCGTAAATCATAACAGTTGGGACAGCGCTTTTGCCGAAACTGATTTTTTAAAGTGGATGTTTCAGCAGAAAAAGAAAAAATAGCAGTGCCAGACTTTTCAGATGCCAGCCCAACGGCTGGCATCTGCATTTTACGGGTTTGGGTAATGGAGGCGTTTATGGTACTTTTGCAATCCCCTGCTGCGTAGGGTTGCTATCTGTACAAGAGTGCGACGCAACAGGCGATGAACAGAAATTCTAAAGACGATTACAAAATGAGTTTACCAAAACGATATTTAATTACAAGTGCGCTTCCTTACGCCAATGGGTTGAAACATGTTGGTCATTTGGCCGGTGCTTATATTCCGGCAGATATTTATGCCCGTTACCTGCGTGCGCAGAAAAGAGATGTTGTGTTTGTATGTGGTAGTGATGAACATGGAACCGCTATCCCCATTCAGGCAACAAAAGAAGGCACAACGCCAAGAGCCATTATTGACAAGTATCATGAAGCGATGAAACAGGATTTTGAAGACCTGAACATGAGCTTTGATATTTATCACCGCACCAGCGAACCGATTCATCATGAAACAGCACAGGAGTTTTTTACTTATCTGCACGAACGTGGTGAACTGGAAACAAAAGAAACTGAACAGTATTTTGATGAAGAGGCAAAGACGTTCTTAGCTGATCGTTATATTAAAGGTACATGCCCCAACTGCGGCAGCGACCGTGCATTTGGTGATCAGTGTGAAAACTGCGGACGCACATTAAGTCCTGATGAGTTGATCAACCCGGTGAGCACACTCAGCGGTAAAGCGCCCATCAAAAAGAAAACATCGCATTGGTATTTGCCATTGGGTAAGCACGAAGAATTTTTGCGTGAATGGATATTGAAAGAACACAAGGATGATTGGCGTGCAACGGTAGTGGGACAATGTAAAAGCTGGATAGAAGGTGGTTTGCAATCACGTGCAGTAACAAGAGATCTTGATTGGGGAATTAAAGTTCCTTTGAAAGATGCGGAAGGAAAAGTATTGTATGTGTGGTTTGATGCACCAATTGGTTATGTAAGTGCAACCAAACAATGGGCACTTGATAACAACAAAGATTGGGAACCGTATTGGTACAGTGAGGATACAAAGCTTGTGCACTTCATTGGGAAAGATAACATCGTTTTCCATTGCATCATATTCCCGATCATGCTGAAGCTGCATGGAAACATTTTGCCAACCAATGTTCCTGCCAACGAGTTTTTAAATCTTGAAGGCGATAAAATGAGTACCAGCCGCAACTGGAAGCTCGACATGCGTGATTACATCAATGACTTTGTGAAAAAAGAAAATGGTGGTGGTCAAGCAGTTGATATGCTCCGTTATTACTTAACGCAGATCGCTCCTGAAACAAAAGACAGCGAATTTATGTGGAAGGGTTTCCAGGATGCAGTGAACAGCGAGCTGGGAAATATCTTCGGCAATTTTGTGAATCGTACATGGGTGTTGATGCATAAACTATGTGGCAGCAAAGTACCGAAGCTGCATGAAGATGTGTTGACAGACGATGACAAATGGATCATAACGGAAATCGAAAATGCAAAAGCGAAAGTTGAAAATCTTTTAGAAGAATATAAGTTCCGTGAAGCACTGTTTGAAGTAATTGATCTCAGCCGCAAGGGCAATCAGTACATGCAGAAAAAGGAACCATGGATCGTTGCAAAGAAACTCGCCGGCGATCCCGAAGCACAAAAAAGTATTGACAACACGATGCACTTGTGTTTGCAGTTGAGTGCAAACCTTGCGATCCTCATCAATCCATTCTTACCAAACACAGCGAAGAAAATGTTGGGTATGATGAAGGTGGTGGAGAAAATGCTCGATTGGGAAAATGCAGGCAAACTAAAATTGTTGAGTGTAGGTTATGCCATGCGTGCACCTGAACTGCTGTTCAGAAAAATTGAAGATGACGAAATTAAGTATCAAGTAGAAAAATTAAAGTCTGGACTGGTGAAACCCGAAACAACAACTGTAAAAGTGGAAGAAACAAAATCTGAAACCGTCAATCTGAAATCGGAGATCCAGTTCGATGATTTCGCTAAGATCGATCTTAAAGTAGGAACGATTATTACTGCTGAGAAAGTAGAGAAAGCAGATAAGTTGTTGAAGCTGTCAGTTGATCTCGGTTTTGAAACAAGAACTATCGTGAGTGGTATTGCGTTGCATTTTGCACCCGAAGATATTGTTGGAAAGCAGGTAGTAGTGGTTGCGAACCTTGCCCCACGTAAAATGCGTGGTATTGAAAGCAACGGCATGATCTTAATGGCAGAAGATAAAGAAGGGAAGCTGCATTTTGTAAAGCCTGAAGCAGCGATCAATCCTGGAGCCGGCGTAAGTTAATCTTGCTTAATTCAAAAAAAAGTGACATTATTGTTGCTGGAATGTAAATGAACGTTGAACAATTAGTACCATAATGTGTTCTTCAAATTGAACGCAACATTGTTTGTTGAATCATTTTCAGTTTTTTGTTAAACAACTATATTTTTTGTTCACTACTGCAACATATAATGAAACAGATCTGGTAGCCCGTTTGAATAACGGCGATCAGCAGGCGATGTCTGAACTCTATGATCGTTTTTCGGGTGCCATCCTTGGTGTCATCATGAAAATCATCACAGATCAGGCTACGGCTGAAGATGTCTTGCAGGAAGCCATGCTTAAAATATGGAACAACATCGGCAGTTTCGATACATCCAAGGGAAGATTGTTTACCTGGATGATCAACATTGCACGGAACCAGGCTATCGACAAAACACGGTCGAAAAACTTTAAGAACAGTTCGCAAAACTCTTCTTTAGAAGATTCCGTATATGTTAGCGAAACCGTTCCTTCAGCAGGAGCAAGTGTTGATACAATGGATGTTCAAAACTGGCTATTACATCTGCCCGAAGAAAACCGACAGTTAATGCGATTAGCTTATTTCATGGGTTACACCCAGGAAGAGATAAGCAAAGAATTAAATATGCCGTTGGGGACAGTCAAAACCAAAATCAGGAATAGTTTAATTGTATTACGTAAAAAACTAAATGTAACCTGACGTGGATTTAAGTTGTATCATACAATCCGGTGACCTGGAACTTTATGTTCTTGGTATGCTTCCTCCCGAAGAGGCGAGCAAAGTGGAAACACTTGCCCAATTGTTCCCCGAAATTCAGCAAGAACTGGATGCCATTGCTTCAACATTTGAAGCAGGCGCTATGCAAATGGCCGTTACCCCATCTTCTTCTGTTAAAGACAAATTAATGGCTTCGCTTCCTGCAAAATCAGGAGTTGTTGCCACACCTGAAGCAAACGGTTCACCCGCCAAAGTGGTGGAGATGAAACCTGTTGCTGAACAACGTTCTTCTTTCAGCAAATTGGCTATCGCAGCTTCATGGGGTTTGTTCCTGTTGGCTGGTGCTTTTGCAATTTACCTGTACAATGGTAACCAGCAATTGAAAACCGATGTGGCAACGTTGCAACAAAATGCAACCACCTCTGAACAACAGGTTGCTGAACTCAATAAAAAAGTTTCTTCTTACGAATTATACCGCCAGTTAAAATCAGATCCTTCGTTGACTTCTGTTGCATTAGCTTCTGTGAAGCCTGACGTAAAACAGCAAGCAGAAGTGTTCTGGAATAAAACTACCGGTGAGTTATTCATTGATCCTTCTTCGTTACCGCCTGCACCAAAAGGTAAGCAGTACCAACTCTGGTTCCTCATTGATGGACAACCAACAGATGCGGGTATGATCAGTTTAACCGATGTGGCTTCTATTCAAAAAATGAAGCAGGCAAAGCCCGGAGCTCAAATGTTCGCCATTACACTTGAAGACGAAGGTGGTAAACCTACTCCTGACCTGAATGCATTGGTTGTGGCCGGCAAAGTGAGCTGATCTTTCTCTGCAAAAATTTAGCTGTTAATTTCATTTCAAGTCTTTTGTGAAATAGCTTTTAATGCTATCTTCGATGTAAATAGTTAGTTATGCAACTATTTTTTAAAAGCTTGAAATATGAAAAGAACAATTAAGAAAGTTGCTGTATTAGGTAGCGGCGTTATGGGTTCACGTATTGCCTGTCATTTTGCAGGAGTTGGTT is part of the Lacibacter sediminis genome and harbors:
- a CDS encoding S66 peptidase family protein encodes the protein MKTPSYLKKGDTIAITCPAGYMKLEKAQTCITVLQQWGYEVLVGKTLGSKSKTYFSGTDEERLNEFQAMLDAPEVKAILCGRGGYGVGRIIDQLDFTAFKKNPKWIIGFSDITIFHAHINRNFKIATLHSSMASAFNDGGYKNKYVQSIKAALGGKKANYSCKTHRLNQTGKATAELVGGNLALITHLIGTKSDYQTKGKILFIEDIGEQHYNIDRMLHQLKRSGKLNDLAGLIIGGFTDMQDTERPFGKKVYNIIHELINEYKYPVCFGFPVSHDKENLALKVGASYQLTVSKQTVQLKEQ
- a CDS encoding carboxylesterase family protein; amino-acid sequence: MRLLLVFIAFLFAGLTSAQTPVFQTKQYNFAEGKVLPYRILYPENYDKTKKYPLVLFLHGAGERGDDNQKQLVHGSKLFLEAENRKKFPAIVIFPQCPLNSFWASIKVDTTVRPRVLSFDYTGEANWPLTAANELVQKVTSEEAVDLKRIYVAGLSMGGMGTFEAVYRYPKLYAAALPICGGADLKSYSNWTGKTPFWIFHGDADPVVNVKLSRDANEKLKSIKAKVKYTEYPGVNHNSWDSAFAETDFLKWMFQQKKKK
- a CDS encoding anti-sigma factor → MDLSCIIQSGDLELYVLGMLPPEEASKVETLAQLFPEIQQELDAIASTFEAGAMQMAVTPSSSVKDKLMASLPAKSGVVATPEANGSPAKVVEMKPVAEQRSSFSKLAIAASWGLFLLAGAFAIYLYNGNQQLKTDVATLQQNATTSEQQVAELNKKVSSYELYRQLKSDPSLTSVALASVKPDVKQQAEVFWNKTTGELFIDPSSLPPAPKGKQYQLWFLIDGQPTDAGMISLTDVASIQKMKQAKPGAQMFAITLEDEGGKPTPDLNALVVAGKVS
- the metG gene encoding methionine--tRNA ligase — translated: MSLPKRYLITSALPYANGLKHVGHLAGAYIPADIYARYLRAQKRDVVFVCGSDEHGTAIPIQATKEGTTPRAIIDKYHEAMKQDFEDLNMSFDIYHRTSEPIHHETAQEFFTYLHERGELETKETEQYFDEEAKTFLADRYIKGTCPNCGSDRAFGDQCENCGRTLSPDELINPVSTLSGKAPIKKKTSHWYLPLGKHEEFLREWILKEHKDDWRATVVGQCKSWIEGGLQSRAVTRDLDWGIKVPLKDAEGKVLYVWFDAPIGYVSATKQWALDNNKDWEPYWYSEDTKLVHFIGKDNIVFHCIIFPIMLKLHGNILPTNVPANEFLNLEGDKMSTSRNWKLDMRDYINDFVKKENGGGQAVDMLRYYLTQIAPETKDSEFMWKGFQDAVNSELGNIFGNFVNRTWVLMHKLCGSKVPKLHEDVLTDDDKWIITEIENAKAKVENLLEEYKFREALFEVIDLSRKGNQYMQKKEPWIVAKKLAGDPEAQKSIDNTMHLCLQLSANLAILINPFLPNTAKKMLGMMKVVEKMLDWENAGKLKLLSVGYAMRAPELLFRKIEDDEIKYQVEKLKSGLVKPETTTVKVEETKSETVNLKSEIQFDDFAKIDLKVGTIITAEKVEKADKLLKLSVDLGFETRTIVSGIALHFAPEDIVGKQVVVVANLAPRKMRGIESNGMILMAEDKEGKLHFVKPEAAINPGAGVS
- a CDS encoding LTA synthase family protein, whose product is MSKVQEAGTADVLKSFLFGLPMDIATTAYIATLPMLAWAVLFLAGKVPARSNIYRLYMIIMIVLIGFLTIVDVNTYREWGTKLNYRAFHVFFTKPSLALASSMIPPVFISFIIGVILIVIGLLFYFRSKPVVHIQEYPHMIKRIVIVLATFVLYVVALRGGISTSPLSISSAYYSNNQSLNHAAVNTEWNLVRDIIDHRSAPFNPYLFMDMKEANAVCDSLLAAPDSTVLFLDTSKPNVVLVILESFTADLMASLNGEKNVTPFLDSLAAKSLLFTDIYSSGSRTDIGFLTIHSGFPSQAISSLLTIPEKAKKVPSISSSLFQNGYHTSFYYGGESDFFNFRSFILNKDYKRLVDIRDFEKKDINSKWGAHDGVVLNRVLADLKNEPQPFFSTVLTLSNHEPFEIPVKARFPGNDLADKFKSTAHYTDQSLKEFFTAAAKEEWYKNTLFVLVADHGHRLPAKKHEIYMPRRSQIPLLFAGEVLKDEYKGKRINVLGSQGDLPATLLAQMGLDHKAFYWSKNLMNPNIRQFAFNSFDNGFLWIEKDGQVAFDNNNRKVINAAAAPASEKLMVRRGQAVLQKVYQEFITY
- a CDS encoding S66 peptidase family protein; the protein is MKRKHFLQSMLPAGLLLTDGLHAGTDEQWLAEPYHPPYLKDGDTIGITSPAGYITEKEIQPAIQQIESWGFNVKIGSSIGKRDFTFGGTDEERRADFQQLIDDPKVKAILCARGGYGFVRIIDQLDFSKMKAHPKWMIGFSDITVLHSHLNRNFGIASIHSKMCNSFPDDWSKAEPIQIETILSIRDALKGVQMKYTAPANEKNRLGEATGTLVGGNLKTLESLAGSKSDLRTTNKILFVEDTGEYLYSIDRMFWNLKRSDKLDHLAGLIIGGFKIKASEDAAEEFGKNLYEIVMEKIPDCTYPVCFDFPVGHQKNNYALKCGMKHKLQVTTNGSTLTEIR
- a CDS encoding RNA polymerase sigma factor, with amino-acid sequence MFTTATYNETDLVARLNNGDQQAMSELYDRFSGAILGVIMKIITDQATAEDVLQEAMLKIWNNIGSFDTSKGRLFTWMINIARNQAIDKTRSKNFKNSSQNSSLEDSVYVSETVPSAGASVDTMDVQNWLLHLPEENRQLMRLAYFMGYTQEEISKELNMPLGTVKTKIRNSLIVLRKKLNVT